One Panicum virgatum strain AP13 chromosome 9K, P.virgatum_v5, whole genome shotgun sequence genomic region harbors:
- the LOC120651694 gene encoding uncharacterized protein LOC120651694 isoform X5 → MDHDDSDFQSQNFQLAGEDSNRFPSGLRPFALPKLDIEDQLQGHLRFDNLIDSEAFFSVQGHESNWIEVLSTGSSVVDFSSSAAESCSKTNNVWSEATSTESVEMLLKSVGENETTGNMDSNAHLQLSGMDSQIDQSIVHPESTNSPTDGTVVPTEKDQSESTHSRMTDDPDHSESTHSRMAADPSNTDPQLERFASLSMDKKSEQAAGSVAEKCIASEKLSSSINTSGSCPAVCSYFEGVQDDLSLDKLNVPSAKVDSRNEPFTGLAPLQNIYVTDSYHFEQDNKESEVDVAPQDPKVCHFNENKVEGGLTELQNLSCAGQSLGTVNLSSQVSNETLLPESSDGLLEAITNPVKLHRSDGTCNIVSSTLQPSFSQVQHGTEGLSNSVDRSNELIVNEFGISSNSAPCHRSEADSRNSNPHLVSSLSPERKVADATGVPEETMTAGPSSTNISCTGDESKLEVLEHHKDSVDNLESAALEEKTIEKIPVVSGNMEQMVENNHEENASGATDTSKDKVDSSDSIVPENSSADAFNASEDPKIPSINYEGSFNERDTPGIEEEPDSSHLFLSTSGPHEKMSAPVISSSSGITSTTVTDTSGTPGDKNGCSIGVSAADTSVLPDERDLIVSGMNHDVPSKEGTKSTLGDEDNNVIYPGSEPGGVMSAVPVGSNIDVYGSTVSVAKKEEYKEQANSLGGLTTGETQDKSGNHPDASSPKCQTDRSSIQCEHHTDPATPPALGISSGEVAEKVVETPQNASNDLNVHVQEDAVLSHGTDHSPGTVTSQGKVGSSIVEPGHGNGICTSATCGSPSVISCSEPSPQEAGQGSDALLHHAQDGQSGDPKDCEASADAAQSSKQCSTRNVESAPGSKETKTAGGDKSFSFEVGAPPNASEKAPSPVWSPFPRYTASQSTEITQENPQPGSSLKSISDVSKETSIAKAGKEQLSERKVGESAGGPSDKANIDDNTKSNSSPPEQSQQHPTPECSDSVNFPFTDPQHVQLRAQIFVYGALIQGTPPGEAYMVAAFGESGGDVKPTWEAAWRSALERFQYQKSLYTGLETPTSSRIGSSVPEKANKGTTVRTAPASKKGGKTVVPTHSTANLHSPIFNVPLGSSTSTFNLQRGTHLDFSQAVSPFTYNSHMRQSSPAVAPWYTQSPGPRPAAWLIPPQNLIFDSSMQAAGPTNETAKGASSKNISISHTVSPALVPPSPAPSIVSSPVAVVDDEKQKAPPSGSKHGTASQKPRKRKKASASPEQQSVIASPQLKDVTSSTPAAKHTSGFTLSTHSPSNALVSRVVPNTGQITPLPNYQITGGMNSEQRIIFSEQIRGAIEQSTGQVKGASMHSVEAVRHKEGIWSHLSTISRNKLPREVEEKLISAAAAAEAAVSVAKAAAEAAKMASEAALQAKMMAEEALSSSTSLKSMHHETGEFGISSNPPGLSSSTPASSLKIKDSSRTSGSIISVAREAARKRVEEASAAAKRAENLDAILRAAELAAEAVYRAGTIIGMGEPLPFTLRELLEAGPDGYWKSESVRNKAGSGNHNPVTETLEVDAPANFSKSGRKRGRKPKYDQAIPNLEPSSSGKELPPEGIHSGHGVEDVPTTMAFDGNRNSTAPISFIWNGIEKGSAVEVLSDKGGFGVAWFSAKVVDIKDYIAFVSFDNHNGTDPHEVQVPLRQDGDKPPQIRLPHPATLSKFKTRKRRRETAGSCLWVIGDRVDAWVNDSWREGVIAQNYEGDETKYVVQFSVGGGGESLVVDAWNLRPSRVWKDGQWTEWSRARERKSKSNKGDSPLEKRQRTDLLQAGGDLSIVGEAGGPSKDKNTNNTKKPEELKPLALSQREMVFNVGKSVVENKSDALAFKRPGLQKEGSKVVYGVPKHGKKKKFMEVSKHYDAGQSDKISESNASSRFAKHSMPQLPRPRENTSKVDHNRGRRVAEMRSRIPKPTKSQNVAANSVPDKDSLPMSIPNSGVSERSFTFAESNTSTSNTKKPTVEKNNSVLGTGLRTEVPSVSEMQAASTDPTSKQNVSTNNRAKRKYVPAVGNVNRSTLRTSEKTSSDSGEPQRTSSGSAEPRRSNRRIQPTSRLLEGLQSSLIISKVPGEKVPRSNYRSASSRGRAHG, encoded by the exons ATGGATCATGACGATAGTGATTTTCAGAGCCAAAACTTTCAACTAGCTGGTGAAGACAGTAACAGGTTCCCTTCAGGTTTGCGGCCATTTGCACTCCCAAAACTTGATATCGAGGACCAGCTACAAGGCCATCTTCGATTTGATAATTTGATAGATTCAGAAGCATTTTTCAGCGTACAAGGGCACGAGAGTAATTGGATTGAGGTTTTGTCCACTGGAAGCAGTGTTGTTGATTTTAGCTCCAGTGCTGCTGAATCGTGCTCGAAGACTAATAATGTCTGGTCAGAGGCAACATCCACGGAATCTGTGGAAATGTTATTGAAATCAGTTGGAGAAAACGAGACAACTGGTAACATGGACAGTAATGCACACCTTCAGTTAAGTGGTATGGACAGTCAAATTGATCAGTCAATCGTGCATCCTGAATCAACTAACTCTCCGACAGATGGTACTGTAGTGCCAACTGAAAAAGATCAGTCTGAGAGCACTCATTCTAGAATGACTGACGATCCTGATCATTCTGAGAGCACTCATTCTAGAATGGCTGCTGACCCTTCAAACACCGATCCCCAGCTTGAGCGTTTTGCTTCTTTATCGATGGACAAGAAATCTGAGCAGGCAGCAGGTTCTGTTGCTGAGAAGTGCATAGCAAGTGAGAAGCTGTCCTCTTCAATTAACACATCAGGAAGCTGCCCAGCTGTTTGCAGCTATTTTGAAGGAGTTCAGGACGACCTTTCTCTGGACAAACTCAATGTACCCTCCGCCAAAGTTGATTCTAGGAATGAACCTTTCACAGGGTTGGCTCCCCTTCAGAACATATATGTCACTGATTCATATCACTTTGAACAGGATAATAAAGAATCAGAGGTTGATGTTGCACCTCAGGATCCGAAGGTTTGCCATTTTAATGAAAATAAAGTTGAAGGAGGACTAACTGAACTACAAAATTTGTCCTGTGCTGGTCAGTCTTTGGGCACTGTGAACTTGTCCAGTCAAGTTAGCAATGAAACTCTATTGCCAGAAAGTTCTGATGGATTGCTAGAAGCTATCACAAATCCAGTTAAGCTGCACAGAAGTGATGGTACTTGTAATATAGTCAGCAGCACTCTTCAACCATCTTTTTCCCAAGTGCAACATGGAACTGAAGGTCTGAGTAATTCAGTTGACAGGAGCAATGAACTCATCGTCAACGAGTTTGGCATTAGTTCAAATTCTGCTCCATGTCACCGATCTGAGGCAGACTCACGAAATTCTAATCCTCATCTTGTCAGTTCTCTGTCTCCCGAAAGAAAGGTCGCTGATGCCACTGGTGTTCCTGAAGAAACAATGACTGCTGGACCCAGTAGTACAAATATCAGCTGTACTGGTGATGAATCAAAACTTGAAGTGTTGGAGCACCATAAAGATTCTGTTGATAACCTAGAAAGTGCTGCATTGGAAGAAAAGACAATTGAGAAAATACCTGTAGTTTCAGGAAATATGGAGCAAATGGTGGAAAATAACCATGAAGAAAATGCTAGTGGTGCTACAGATACATCAAAAGATAAGGTTGACTCTTCTGACAGTATTGTACCTGAAAACTCTTCAGCTGATGCTTTCAATGCTTCAGAGGATCCAAAAATTCCCTCAATAAATTATGAGGGGTCATTCAATGAACGTGATACTCCTGGTATAGAAGAGGAGCCTGATAGCTCGCATTTGTTCCTTTCTACTTCTGGGCCTCATGAGAAAATGTCAGCACCGGTGATCAGTTCAAGCAGTGGCATCACTTCTACCACTGTTACTGACACTTCTGGGACTCCAGGAGATAAAAATGGCTGTTCAATAGGTGTTTCTGCTGCTGATACTTCTGTTTTACCTGATGAGAGGGATTTGATTGTTTCGGGAATGAATCATGATGTGCCATCCAAGGAAGGTACTAAATCCACTTTAGGAGATGAGGACAACAATGTTATTTATCCTGGCTCTGAACCAGGTGGGGTAATGTCAGCTGTGCCTGTGGGCTCAAACATTGATGTTTATGGTAGTACTGTTTCTGTTGCAAAAAAGGAGGAATACAAAGAGCAGGCTAATTCTTTGGGTGGTTTGACCACAGGAGAAACTCAGGATAAATCAG GTAACCATCCAGATGCTTCTTCACCAAAATGCCAGACTGATAGATCTTCGATACAATGTGAACATCATACAGATCCAGCCACACCACCTGCATTAGGCATCTCAAGTGGCGAGGTTGCTGAAAAGGTTGTAGAAACTCCACAAAATGCAAGCAATGATTTGAATGTACATGTGCAAG AAGATGCAGTGTTAAGTCATGGTACAGATCATAGTCCTGGTACTGTTACTTCCCAGGGCAAGGTAGGCTCAAGCATAGTGGAACCTGGCCATGGTAATGGAATCTGTACCAGTGCTACATGTGGCTCCCCTTCAGTGATTAGTTGCTCCGAACCCTCTCCCCAGGAAGCTGGACAGGGCAGTGATGCACTACTTCATCATGCACAAGATGGGCAGTCTGGGGATCCAAAAGATTGTGAAGCATCTGCAGATGCTGCTCAGAGCTCAAAACAATGTTCTACTAGAAATGTAGAATCTGCTCCTGGTTCTAAGGAGACTAAGACAGCAGGAGGTGATAAAAGCTTCTCATTTGAGGTGGGAGCTCCACCAAATGCATCTGAGAAAGCTCCTAGCCCTGTTTGGAGCCCGTTCCCTAGATACACAGCTTCTCAGAGTACCGAG ATAACCCAAGAAAATCCTCAACCTGGAAGTTCATTGAAGAGTATCAGTGATGTTAGTAAGGAAACATCTATTGCAAAGGCTGGTAAAGAACAGCTGTCAGAAAGGAAAGTGGGTGAAAGTGCTGGGGGGCCGTCAGACAAAGCTAACATTGACGATAACACTAAGAGTAACAGTTCACCGCCAGAGCAGTCACAGCAGCATCCAACCCCTGAGTGTTCTG ATTCGGTGAATTTTCCGTTCACAGATCCACAGCATGTGCAGCTACGTGCACAGATTTTTGTTTATGGAGCTCTTAT TCAAGGAACACCGCCAGGAGAGGCTTACATGGTGGCAGCTTTCGGAGAGTCTG GTGGTGATGTTAAACCTACATGGGAGGCAGCTTGGCGATCTGCTCTTGAAAGATTTCAGTACCAAAAATCACTTTATACTGGTTTAGAGACCCCCACGAGTTCACGTATAG GTAGTTCTGTGCCTGAAAAAGCTAATAAGGGTACAACAGTTAGAACTGCACCAGCTAGCAAAAAGGGTGGCAAAACTGTGGTACCAACACATTCTACTGCAAACCTGCACTCTCCAATTTTTAATGTGCCTCTCGGTAGTTCTACTTCTACGTTTAACCTGCAACGAGGTACTCATCTGGACTTTAGCCAGGCAGTATCACCATTTACATATAATTCACACATGAGGCAGTCGTCTCCTGCTGTTGCCCCCTGGTATACTCAGAGCCCTGGTCCACGTCCTGCAGCCTGGCTGATTCCTCCACAAAACTTAATATTTGATTCATCGATGCAAGCTGCTGGTCCTACAAATGAAACTGCAAAGGGGGCATCATCCAAAAATATATCCATTTCGCATACTGTTTCGCCTGCTTTAGTTCCACCTAGTCCGGCACCGTCTATTGTTTCTTCTCCAGTGGCGGTTGTGGATGATGAAAAGCAGAAGGCACCACCTTCTGGCTCTAAGCATGGAACAGCATCACAAAagccaagaaaaagaaagaaagcttCAGCAAGTCCAGAACAGCAATCTGTCATTGCCTCCCCTCAGCTCAAAGACGTTACGTCTTCTACTCCTGCCGCTAAGCACACATCAGGATTCACTTTATCTACCCATTCTCCAAGTAATGCTTTGGTTAGTAGGGTTGTTCCTAACACAGGTCAGATCACCCCTTTACCTAACTACCAGATCACTGGTGGTATGAATAGTGAGCAAAGAATCATCTTTTCAGAACAGATCCGTGGTGCAATAGAACAATCAACTGGACAAGTCAAAGGTGCAAGTATGCACTCAGTGGAGGCAGTTAGGCATAAAGAAGGTATATGGAGCCATCTATCCACAATCTCAAGAAACAAGTTACCTCGTGAAGTGGAAGAGAAGCTTATCtcagctgcagctgctgctgaagCAGCAGTTTCTGTTGCAAAGGCAGCTGCAGAAGCTGCCAAGATGGCGTCAGAGGCTGCATTGCAGGCGAAGATGATGGCAGAGGAAGCACTTAGCTCTTCTACATCTCTAAAGTCCATGCATCACGAAACTGGTGAGTTTGGTATCAGTAGCAATCCACCTGGACTGTCAAGTTCAACACCAGCATCATCTTTGAAAATTAAGGACAGCAGTCGTACCTCGGGTTCCATCATTTCAGTGGCACGGGAGGCTGCTAGAAAGAGGGTTGAAGAGGCATCTGCAGCTGCAAAACGTGCAGAAAACTTGGATGCCATACTGAGAGCTGCGGAGCTCGCTGCGGAGGCTGTGTACAGAGCTGGAACTATTATTGGAATGGGTGAACCATTACCTTTTACTCTAAGGGAGCTTTTAGAAGCTGGCCCGGATGGCTACTGGAAGTCTGAGAGTGTGAGGAATAAAGCTGGAAGTGGTAATCACAATCCAGTAACAGAAACATTGGAGGTAGATGCACCTGCTAATTTCAGTAAATCTGGCAGAAAGCGTGGTCGGAAACCTAAGTATGATCAAGCAATACCAAATTTGGAGCCATCTTCGAGTGGCAAAGAATTGCCGCCAGAAGGAATACACTCAG GGCATGGGGTTGAAGATGTTCCCACCACTATGGCGTTTGATGGTAACAGAAATAGTACAGCACCAATAAGCTTTATCTGGAATGGCATTGAAAAGGGATCTGCTGTTGAG GTATTATCTGACAAGGGTGGGTTTGGAGTAGCTTGGTTTTCTGCCAAGGTTGTCGATATAAAAGATTATATCGCATTTGTCAGTTTTGACAATCACAACG GAACTGATCCTCATGAAGTACAGGTGCCATTGAGACAAGACGGGGATAAACCGCCTCAAATACGTCTTCCTCACCCTGCTACCCTTTCCAAATTCAAAACTAGGAAACGGCGCAGGGAAACAGCAGGGAGTTGTTTATGGGTTATTGGAGATCGTGTAGATGCTTGGGTCAACGATAG TTGGCGTGAGGGAGTTATTGCTCAGAATTATGAGGGTGATGAGACAAAGTATGTTGTACAATTTTCAG ttggaggtggtggtgaGTCATTGGTTGTTGACGCTTGGAATCTTCGTCCATCACGTGTTTGGAAAGATGGTCAATGGACAGAGTGGTCCCGAGCAAGAGAAAGGAAATCTAAATCTAATAAG GGTGATTCACCTCTTGAGAAACGCCAAAGGACAGACCTGCTTCAAGCAGGTGGCGATCTATCTATTGTTGGTGAAGCAGGGGGTCCCTCCAAGGATAAGAATACCAACAATACAAAAAAGCCGGAGGAGCTAAAGCCATTGGCTTTGTCTCAGAGGGAAATGGTTTTCAACGTTGGGAAGAGTGTAGTTGAAAATAAATCTGATGCTCTTGCATTCAAACGGCCTGGATTGCAGAAAGAAGGATCAAAAGTCGTCTACGGCGTTCCAAAACatggaaagaagaagaagtttaTGGAAGTAAGCAAACATTATGATGCAGGCCAATCTGACAAGATTTCTGAGAGCAATGCATCTAGCAGATTTGCAAAACATTCAATGCCACAATTGCCAAGACCACGTGAAAATACCTCCAAAGTTGATCATAATAGAGGTAGGAGAGTAGCTGAGATGAGGTCCAGAATACCTAAACCTACAAAGTCACAGAATGTTGCAGCTAACAGTGTTCCTGACAAGGATTCCTTGCCCATGTCCATTCCAAATTCTGGTGTTTCCGAAAGGAGTTTTACTTTTGCGGAAAGTAACACAAGCACTTCGAACACCAAGAAGCCCACTGTCGAAAAAAATAATTCTGTGTTGGGCACGGGCCTTAGAACTGAAGTTCCTTCTGTTTCTGAAATGCAAGCTGCATCTACTGATCCTACTTCCAAGCAGAATGTGTCCACTAACAATCGAGCTAAAAGGAAATATGTTCCTGCTGTGGGTAACGTGAACAGAAGTACACTAAGAACCTCTGAAAAGACTAGTTCTGATTCTGGTGAGCCTCAAAGGACTAGTTCTGGTTCTGCTGAGCCCAGACGATCTAACCGGCGAATTCAGCCAACTTCGAGG TTACTAGAGGGTTTGCAAAGTTCCCTCATAATCTCCAAAGTTCCTGGCGAGAAGGTTCCGAGGAGCAATTACAGAAGTGCTTCGTCGAGAG GGAGAGCTCATGGCTGA